The Arachis duranensis cultivar V14167 chromosome 2, aradu.V14167.gnm2.J7QH, whole genome shotgun sequence genome has a window encoding:
- the LOC107474916 gene encoding uncharacterized protein LOC107474916, which yields MRMIGRGIIKREIENLKRKPAGIEANHWKKFLQYRLDDDTKDKCRKNAVNRSKQQYTYTGGSKTMARKRHEEEAIELVESQDPSSKEFSQNDSLAQVLGKEHPGRVRGLGIGTCPSRCFRNIPEQSDYGVQIEEYQMEIVKLKAEAAELKAEAAELRAAAAAAEAKRQRMETEAAEGKAKIQTMGDLLTYVIQQQGGNLPPEIAAGLDYLRSAPTSSHAR from the exons ATGAGGATGATTGGAAGAGGGATCATAAAGCGGGAAATT GAAAACCTCAAGCGTAAGCCAGCAGGAATAGAGGCAAATCACTGGAAAAAGTTTCTTCAATATCGATTGGACGATGACACGAAG GATAAGTGTAGAAAAAATGCCGTTAATCGTTCAAAGCAACAATACACATATACCGGAGGTTCTAAAACGATGGCAAGAAAGAGACACGAAgaa GAAGCAATTGAACTTGTTGAGAGCCAAGACCCCTCTAGCAAGGAATTTTCACAGAATGATTCCCTTGCACAAGTGCTTGGAAAGGAGCACCCAGGAAGAGTTCGTGGACTCGGTATTGGTACATGTCCGAGTCGGTGTTTTCGTAACATTCCAGAGCAGTCGGACTACGGTGTACAGATTGAGGAGTATCAGATGGAGATTGTGAAACTCAAGGCGGAGGCAGCAGAACTCAAGGCGGAGGCAGCAGAACTCAgggcagcagcagcagcagcagaggCAAAGAGACAGAGAATGGAAACAGAGGCAGCTGAAGGGAAGGCAAAAATACAGACAATGGGAGATTTGTTGACATACGTAATCCAGCAACAAGGAGGTAATTTGCCACCTGAAATAGCTGCGGGTTTGGATTATTTGAGAAGTGCACCAACCTCATCCCATGCAAGATGA